Proteins from a single region of Phyllobacterium sp. T1293:
- a CDS encoding extracellular solute-binding protein: MQGFGAKIGLAAGLLVAGFSATPAMAEKVKFEFWYGLSGDLGERVQDACKKFNDSQANFEIVCTSQNGYPETVQNAIAAYRAKKHPAVVQVFDGGTLDLMLSGAFVPAKKLMEDNGYKIDWSNYFPGIANYYATAKGELNSFPFNSSTAMFYYNVDAFTKAGIQNAPETWEDVEAAARKLKAAGYACPFGFSFDSWATVEQFSAIHNQPIATKNNGYDGLDTELMLNKTKLVDQLTFFKKMTDEGLFVVKTKQLGMDVVPAFTSETCQMIQSSIADHGTIGKTIKQGAKWDVTMLPVWKGTARQNSMVGGASLWVLNNRPEAEYKGAAAFLNFIAQPDMVEWWSTVTGYIPVTKTGFEAMKAKGFYDQPAFKGREKAIASLTFTPTSANTRGIRLGGFPQIRKEISDAMEGIFFGKLTVQAGLDQAVERGNVILRRFEKTYAGKALN, translated from the coding sequence ATGCAGGGTTTTGGTGCGAAAATAGGGTTGGCCGCAGGGCTGTTGGTCGCTGGCTTTAGCGCGACGCCGGCGATGGCCGAAAAGGTCAAGTTTGAATTCTGGTATGGCCTCAGCGGTGATCTCGGCGAACGCGTGCAGGACGCCTGCAAGAAGTTCAATGACTCGCAGGCCAATTTTGAAATCGTCTGCACCAGCCAGAATGGCTATCCTGAAACCGTCCAGAATGCCATTGCCGCCTACCGCGCCAAGAAGCACCCAGCTGTCGTGCAGGTATTCGATGGCGGCACGTTGGACCTGATGCTGTCAGGCGCTTTCGTCCCAGCCAAGAAGCTGATGGAAGACAATGGCTATAAGATCGACTGGAGCAATTATTTTCCGGGCATCGCCAATTATTACGCCACTGCAAAGGGCGAGTTGAACTCATTCCCGTTCAATTCCTCCACTGCAATGTTCTATTACAATGTTGACGCCTTCACCAAAGCAGGCATCCAGAATGCGCCGGAAACGTGGGAAGATGTTGAGGCGGCTGCTCGCAAGTTGAAAGCTGCCGGTTATGCCTGCCCATTCGGCTTCAGCTTTGACAGCTGGGCAACCGTCGAACAGTTTTCCGCCATTCACAACCAGCCTATTGCCACCAAGAACAATGGCTATGACGGGCTTGATACAGAACTGATGCTCAACAAGACCAAACTGGTCGACCAGCTGACATTCTTCAAGAAGATGACGGATGAAGGGCTGTTCGTGGTCAAGACCAAGCAGCTCGGCATGGACGTTGTTCCGGCCTTCACATCCGAAACCTGCCAGATGATCCAATCCTCGATTGCCGATCACGGCACCATCGGCAAGACGATCAAGCAGGGTGCAAAGTGGGACGTCACCATGCTTCCGGTCTGGAAGGGCACAGCCCGCCAGAACTCAATGGTTGGCGGCGCATCGCTTTGGGTTCTGAACAACCGTCCGGAAGCTGAATATAAGGGCGCTGCCGCGTTCCTGAACTTCATCGCCCAGCCTGACATGGTTGAATGGTGGTCGACAGTGACAGGCTATATTCCTGTTACCAAGACAGGTTTTGAAGCCATGAAAGCCAAGGGCTTTTATGACCAGCCAGCCTTTAAAGGCCGTGAAAAGGCGATTGCCAGCCTGACATTCACGCCAACATCAGCCAATACCCGTGGCATCCGTCTTGGTGGCTTCCCGCAGATCCGCAAGGAAATCTCCGATGCAATGGAAGGCATCTTCTTTGGCAAGCTGACTGTTCAGGCTGGTCTCGACCAGGCAGTTGAGCGTGGCAATGTCATTCTGCGCCGTTTTGAAAAGACCTATGCCGGTAAAGCACTGAACTAA
- a CDS encoding fumarylacetoacetate hydrolase family protein — translation MTTSTETFKTGTFAGRVWRPDVQGPSIVVIRDGVLFDITSKEVATMRDLLELEDPAAYAKAQDGAKLGSLDEIFGASVESEGDASRLRLLAPCDLQAVKACGVTFARSMIERVIEEKAAGNPALALKIRERVMPIIGDSLRDLKAGSPEAAKVKAALIEEGVWSQYLEVGIGPDAEVFSKAQVLSSVGWGAAVGLHPISSWNNPEPEIVLAVNSKGKVKGATLGNDVNLRDVEGRSALLLGKAKDNNASSSIGPFIRLFDETYSIDDVRNADLDLMVEGKDGYVLRGSSTMREISRDPLDLVAQTTGRHHQYPDGFMLFMGTLFAPVEDRDTPGQGFTHKIGDVVTISNPQLGALTNTVRLSTECPEWTFGTSALMRNLAARGLL, via the coding sequence GTGACCACATCGACAGAGACTTTCAAGACCGGAACATTTGCTGGCCGTGTCTGGCGCCCTGATGTGCAGGGTCCCTCAATCGTTGTGATCCGCGATGGAGTTCTGTTCGACATTACATCCAAGGAGGTTGCAACCATGCGCGATCTTCTGGAACTGGAAGACCCGGCTGCTTACGCGAAAGCGCAAGATGGTGCGAAGCTGGGATCGTTGGACGAGATTTTCGGGGCATCTGTCGAAAGCGAGGGGGATGCATCGCGGCTTCGGCTGCTCGCGCCGTGTGATCTTCAGGCAGTGAAAGCCTGTGGTGTCACTTTTGCCCGCTCCATGATCGAACGCGTTATTGAGGAAAAGGCGGCGGGCAATCCCGCGCTTGCGCTCAAGATTCGCGAACGCGTGATGCCGATCATTGGCGATAGTTTGAGGGACCTCAAAGCCGGTTCGCCAGAGGCCGCCAAAGTCAAGGCTGCCTTGATAGAGGAGGGTGTCTGGTCGCAATATCTGGAGGTCGGCATCGGCCCGGATGCGGAAGTGTTTTCCAAAGCGCAGGTGCTCTCATCGGTCGGCTGGGGCGCGGCGGTTGGCCTGCATCCCATATCGAGCTGGAACAATCCGGAGCCGGAGATCGTCCTTGCCGTCAACAGCAAGGGTAAGGTGAAGGGTGCAACACTTGGCAATGATGTGAATCTACGCGATGTCGAAGGTCGTTCTGCCCTGCTGCTTGGCAAGGCCAAGGACAACAATGCCTCATCCTCCATTGGCCCATTCATCCGGCTTTTTGACGAGACCTATTCCATAGATGATGTACGCAATGCCGATCTTGATCTCATGGTTGAGGGCAAGGATGGTTATGTTCTCAGGGGCAGCAGCACCATGCGGGAGATCAGCCGCGATCCGTTGGATCTGGTTGCGCAAACCACCGGTCGTCATCATCAGTATCCCGATGGGTTCATGCTGTTCATGGGAACGCTCTTTGCACCGGTTGAAGACCGTGACACACCGGGGCAGGGGTTCACCCATAAGATCGGCGATGTCGTGACCATATCGAACCCGCAATTGGGTGCGCTTACCAATACGGTGCGGTTGTCAACTGAATGTCCCGAATGGACCTTTGGCACGTCGGCGCTTATGCGCAATCTTGCGGCGCGGGGCTTGCTGTAG
- a CDS encoding carbohydrate ABC transporter permease, which yields MARRSPLKSLGTAFVVFVIVSPAIFFFLWMLSLSLKYEIDNGAYPPIFIPERFAWSNYTQIFATNDFLHYFWNSLIVTGISTLLALLVGVPAGYGIARLRADKAAIVVMIARMTPGLSYLIPLFLLFQTMGLLGTLWPQIIIHLVVTVPIVIWIMIGYFETTPMELEEAAMIDGATSWQVFVKVALPIAKPGIVVSLILAVIFSWNNFVFGIVLASRETRTLPVAVYNMLSFEQVSWGPLAAAALVVTLPVLLLTVFAQRQIIAGLTAGAVKGG from the coding sequence ATGGCCCGCCGTAGTCCGCTGAAATCACTGGGCACAGCCTTTGTTGTGTTCGTGATTGTTTCGCCCGCCATTTTCTTCTTTCTCTGGATGCTGTCGCTTTCGTTGAAATACGAGATTGACAATGGCGCCTATCCGCCGATCTTCATTCCCGAGCGTTTCGCCTGGTCGAACTATACCCAGATTTTTGCAACCAATGATTTCCTTCATTACTTCTGGAACAGCCTCATCGTAACGGGCATATCGACACTGCTTGCACTGCTTGTCGGCGTGCCTGCCGGCTACGGTATTGCGCGTTTACGTGCTGATAAGGCGGCCATCGTGGTTATGATCGCGCGTATGACGCCCGGCCTTTCCTACCTCATTCCCCTGTTTCTGCTTTTCCAGACAATGGGATTGTTGGGAACGCTGTGGCCGCAGATCATCATCCATCTGGTTGTAACAGTGCCCATCGTGATCTGGATCATGATCGGCTATTTCGAGACGACGCCGATGGAACTGGAAGAGGCAGCGATGATTGACGGTGCAACCTCGTGGCAGGTTTTTGTCAAGGTGGCGCTGCCGATTGCCAAACCGGGTATTGTTGTGTCGCTGATACTGGCGGTGATCTTTTCCTGGAATAATTTCGTCTTTGGCATTGTGCTTGCCAGTCGCGAGACCCGGACGCTGCCGGTTGCCGTTTATAATATGCTGTCCTTTGAACAGGTCAGTTGGGGTCCACTGGCCGCTGCCGCGCTGGTCGTCACGCTGCCTGTACTGTTGCTGACAGTCTTCGCGCAGCGCCAGATCATCGCGGGTCTTACCGCCGGTGCCGTCAAGGGCGGCTAG
- a CDS encoding sugar kinase, with amino-acid sequence MQANTKPRILCVGALTMDTIFRLDMLPPGPGKFIPQEAVEIAAGMASSQAASIARLGGAAFLWASAGLDHIGDRVVAELTDEGVNCSFVRRIEGARSAFSSIFVDRVGERMIVPFYDKTLLSAPEQIPPIESGAFDVVMTDVRWPLAAATALKAAREAGVPGILDADVAPLETLERLLPLASHIVASEPAAEIVTGETDIEHAVIALAARYRGFVAVTGGNKGCFWSEGEAGIVNHMPAFPVDVVDTLAAGDVFHGAFALGLAEGRPMEEIMQFASAAAAIKCARFGGRAGAPTRNEVEQFLLG; translated from the coding sequence ATGCAGGCAAATACGAAGCCAAGGATTCTGTGTGTTGGTGCGCTGACGATGGACACGATCTTCCGGTTGGATATGTTGCCGCCCGGTCCCGGTAAATTCATCCCGCAGGAGGCTGTTGAGATTGCGGCTGGAATGGCATCAAGTCAGGCGGCCAGCATTGCGAGACTCGGTGGTGCAGCATTTCTCTGGGCCTCAGCCGGGTTGGACCATATTGGTGATCGCGTGGTTGCCGAATTGACAGATGAAGGTGTCAACTGCTCGTTCGTCCGGCGCATCGAGGGAGCACGTTCGGCCTTCTCGTCGATTTTCGTCGACAGAGTGGGCGAGCGCATGATTGTGCCGTTTTATGACAAGACTCTTTTGAGCGCGCCGGAGCAAATCCCGCCTATTGAAAGCGGCGCATTCGATGTGGTGATGACGGATGTCCGCTGGCCGCTGGCGGCAGCAACTGCGCTCAAGGCGGCACGGGAGGCAGGCGTTCCCGGCATCCTTGATGCGGACGTTGCGCCGCTTGAGACACTTGAACGGCTGTTGCCTTTAGCCTCGCACATTGTCGCCTCGGAACCGGCGGCGGAAATCGTCACGGGTGAAACGGATATCGAGCATGCAGTGATTGCTTTGGCGGCACGCTATCGCGGTTTTGTCGCTGTAACCGGTGGGAATAAGGGCTGTTTCTGGTCGGAAGGTGAAGCGGGCATCGTGAACCATATGCCTGCTTTTCCAGTAGATGTCGTGGACACGCTTGCGGCTGGAGATGTCTTTCATGGAGCCTTTGCGCTTGGTTTGGCTGAAGGGCGGCCCATGGAAGAGATCATGCAGTTTGCCAGCGCTGCCGCCGCAATCAAGTGCGCACGGTTTGGTGGACGCGCCGGTGCGCCAACACGAAATGAAGTTGAACAGTTTCTCCTAGGCTAG
- a CDS encoding ABC transporter substrate-binding protein encodes MQRIQPTRRQFLAGSAALGAASFAGLKPAFANVDWKKYAGTTLEVNLIKSPRGDILQKYQKEFEELTGIKVNSEQTPEQQQRQKAVIELTSGKPSFDVIHISYHVQKRQFEKGGWLADLTPFLKDPSLTEPSLVESDFAEAGLAFAKDKNGRFGGLPFSVDYWILYWNKELFAAKGVEYPKSFDELVNAAEKLTDTSKGTYGFVARGMKNANTPVWASLMLGYGKSTIDDGNLQTDTPEAIEAATLYQRLMTKSAPPGVTGFNWAECQSNFLQGKVAMWLDGIGFAPPLENPEKSRVVGKVGYGVMPKGPATQAAPTFGDGIGVTEGSSKKEAAYLYCQWAISKEMGARLLQTGSGVPFRNSILNDPEVRKGVTMPSEWVDVLTASAKVSQLCLPVIVPVTEFRDVMGVGLTNLLGGADPATEMKRATEEFRPILARSEGK; translated from the coding sequence ATGCAACGGATTCAACCGACACGCCGGCAATTTCTGGCCGGATCAGCAGCACTAGGCGCTGCCAGCTTTGCCGGATTAAAACCGGCATTCGCCAATGTCGACTGGAAGAAATATGCGGGCACGACGCTTGAGGTGAACCTGATCAAGAGTCCGCGTGGCGATATCCTGCAAAAGTATCAGAAAGAATTCGAAGAACTCACCGGGATCAAGGTCAATTCCGAGCAGACACCCGAACAGCAGCAGCGCCAGAAAGCCGTGATTGAACTGACATCCGGCAAGCCGAGCTTTGACGTCATCCATATCAGCTATCATGTGCAGAAACGGCAGTTCGAAAAGGGCGGCTGGCTTGCCGACCTGACGCCATTTCTGAAGGACCCAAGCCTCACCGAACCTTCACTCGTGGAAAGCGATTTCGCTGAAGCCGGGCTAGCTTTTGCCAAGGACAAGAATGGTCGTTTCGGCGGTCTTCCTTTCTCAGTGGATTACTGGATACTCTATTGGAACAAGGAACTCTTTGCTGCCAAGGGCGTCGAATATCCAAAATCCTTTGACGAGCTTGTAAACGCAGCAGAGAAACTTACCGATACAAGCAAGGGCACTTACGGCTTCGTCGCGCGCGGCATGAAGAACGCCAATACGCCTGTCTGGGCCAGTCTCATGCTTGGTTATGGCAAGAGCACGATTGATGACGGTAATCTCCAGACCGACACGCCTGAGGCTATCGAAGCGGCAACGCTCTACCAGCGGCTGATGACGAAATCCGCGCCTCCGGGCGTGACCGGTTTCAACTGGGCCGAATGCCAATCAAACTTCCTGCAGGGCAAGGTTGCCATGTGGCTTGACGGTATCGGCTTTGCACCCCCACTGGAAAACCCGGAGAAATCACGGGTCGTTGGCAAGGTCGGCTATGGTGTTATGCCGAAGGGACCAGCCACGCAGGCTGCGCCAACATTTGGTGATGGCATCGGGGTGACGGAAGGGTCATCAAAGAAGGAAGCGGCCTATCTCTATTGCCAGTGGGCAATCTCCAAGGAGATGGGCGCACGCCTGCTGCAAACCGGTTCGGGTGTACCGTTCCGCAATTCGATCCTCAATGATCCCGAAGTCCGCAAAGGTGTAACCATGCCGTCCGAATGGGTTGATGTGTTGACGGCATCGGCCAAGGTCAGCCAGCTATGCCTGCCTGTTATCGTCCCGGTCACAGAGTTCCGCGATGTGATGGGTGTCGGGCTGACCAATCTTCTCGGCGGTGCTGATCCTGCAACGGAAATGAAACGGGCAACCGAAGAGTTCCGTCCCATCCTTGCGCGCAGCGAGGGCAAATGA
- a CDS encoding ABC transporter ATP-binding protein, which yields MASVSIKDVTKKYGTVNVMHGVSVDIEDGEFVILVGPSGCGKSTLLRMIAGLEEITTGEIAIGSRVVNDLPAKERDIAMVFQNYALYPHMTVADNMGFALMLKNAPKQEKESRVGRAAEILGLEKLLDRFPRQLSGGQRQRVAMGRAIVRDPQVFLFDEPLSNLDAKLRVQMRSEIKGLHQRLGTTIVYVTHDQIEAMTMADKIVVMKDGLVEQIGTPLDLYDYPANLFVAGFIGSPSMNFIRGSLAGASQFQTVEVIKLPVPQTIQSAGSGEVIYGVRPEHIKIAEGGIPVDVSVVEPTGSEIMVVGKLGDQEIMCLFRERLSIKSGDRIHIGIDPAHSHLFDGASGKRLASKTATH from the coding sequence ATGGCTTCGGTCTCGATCAAGGATGTCACCAAGAAATATGGTACTGTCAATGTAATGCACGGTGTCTCCGTCGATATTGAAGATGGCGAATTCGTTATTCTCGTTGGACCCTCGGGCTGCGGAAAATCGACGTTGCTGCGCATGATCGCAGGGCTTGAAGAGATCACCACAGGCGAGATTGCGATTGGCAGTCGCGTGGTCAACGATCTGCCTGCCAAGGAACGCGACATTGCCATGGTATTCCAGAATTATGCGCTCTATCCGCATATGACTGTTGCCGACAATATGGGCTTCGCGCTCATGCTCAAGAATGCGCCGAAGCAGGAAAAGGAAAGCAGGGTTGGCCGCGCGGCGGAAATCCTTGGTCTTGAAAAACTGCTCGACCGGTTTCCCCGGCAATTGTCAGGCGGTCAGCGGCAGCGTGTTGCCATGGGCCGTGCCATTGTCCGCGATCCGCAGGTCTTCCTGTTTGATGAGCCACTTTCCAATCTTGATGCCAAACTGCGGGTGCAGATGCGCAGCGAAATCAAGGGACTGCACCAGCGGCTCGGGACGACTATTGTCTACGTGACCCACGATCAGATTGAGGCCATGACCATGGCGGACAAGATCGTTGTGATGAAGGATGGTCTGGTTGAACAGATCGGTACGCCGCTCGACCTCTACGACTATCCGGCCAATCTGTTTGTTGCCGGGTTTATCGGATCACCGTCGATGAATTTCATCCGGGGCAGTCTGGCCGGAGCAAGCCAGTTTCAAACGGTGGAGGTGATCAAGCTGCCTGTACCGCAAACGATTCAGTCGGCAGGATCGGGTGAAGTGATCTATGGCGTACGTCCCGAACACATAAAAATTGCGGAAGGTGGCATTCCCGTCGACGTCAGTGTTGTCGAACCAACTGGATCGGAAATCATGGTGGTCGGCAAATTGGGCGATCAGGAGATCATGTGCCTCTTCCGCGAGCGGCTCTCGATAAAATCAGGCGACAGAATTCATATAGGGATTGATCCTGCTCACAGCCATCTGTTTGATGGCGCGAGTGGAAAGCGTCTCGCCAGTAAAACTGCCACGCATTGA
- a CDS encoding dihydrodipicolinate synthase family protein: MLVVFIERVGGKSLSRVERFGLSAALTMPFDAALAIDLRAAIDHAKSCLQRGCSSVTLFGTTGEGSSIGALERQAVIKEFIAAGIEPSQIVVGIMANSHVDAAEQARFALDAGCRGILLAPPSYFKNVSDDGLFDWHSATFRAVGPDVRGVILYNLPSVTAVEISIDLVTRLREAFPNAIAGVKDSSGNWNYTEKMLARHNDLAILIGDERSLAGGVRLGGQGAISGLANLYPERLLRMIDEGRDDEEVVAAVNELVKYPVIPAVKAMVAHHRGEDGWRRTRGPLEALPEGDFKHLTTIFDRLFVAAAA, from the coding sequence ATGTTAGTAGTCTTTATTGAGAGAGTGGGAGGAAAATCATTGTCTCGGGTTGAGCGGTTTGGACTTTCTGCGGCGTTGACGATGCCGTTTGATGCAGCATTGGCAATTGATCTGCGTGCCGCGATCGATCATGCAAAGTCCTGTTTGCAGCGTGGTTGCAGCAGTGTGACGTTGTTTGGAACAACGGGTGAGGGCTCATCTATCGGTGCTCTGGAGCGTCAGGCGGTCATCAAGGAATTCATTGCGGCAGGAATTGAACCATCGCAAATCGTTGTCGGCATCATGGCAAATTCCCACGTCGATGCTGCTGAGCAGGCGCGGTTTGCACTTGATGCGGGATGCAGGGGCATTCTTCTTGCGCCGCCATCCTACTTCAAGAACGTCAGTGATGACGGATTGTTTGACTGGCATTCGGCAACATTCAGGGCAGTCGGACCAGATGTGCGTGGAGTTATTCTTTATAATCTCCCGTCTGTTACGGCGGTTGAGATTTCCATTGATCTTGTCACGCGCTTGCGGGAGGCCTTCCCCAACGCCATTGCAGGAGTAAAGGACTCCTCCGGCAACTGGAACTATACGGAAAAAATGCTGGCGCGGCACAATGATCTTGCCATTCTGATTGGTGACGAGCGAAGCCTTGCAGGCGGCGTGCGGCTTGGCGGGCAGGGCGCGATTTCAGGGCTGGCCAATCTTTATCCCGAACGTCTTCTGCGCATGATTGATGAAGGGCGTGACGATGAAGAGGTGGTTGCAGCTGTCAACGAACTGGTGAAGTATCCGGTGATTCCTGCGGTCAAGGCGATGGTTGCGCATCATCGTGGTGAAGACGGTTGGCGGCGCACACGCGGCCCGCTGGAAGCTTTGCCAGAGGGTGATTTCAAGCATCTGACGACGATCTTTGATCGTTTGTTCGTAGCGGCAGCGGCCTGA
- a CDS encoding GntR family transcriptional regulator — translation MDDSGEPVRLREKAYASFTEHLLARDFHPGQFVSQRQLVAMTGMPLGAIREVVPRLEAEGLVKTVPQRGIQIAHIDINLIREAFQFRVFMEKEAIALFCVSASDDLLAKLRREHEETLEMALRDGETPELELHAQAIDWSLHDTIIDSLGNGIISKAYRINAIKMRLINQERFRITGRVIPVMREHLAVIAAIESREPQAAMDAIAEHINNARNLALKV, via the coding sequence ATGGATGATAGTGGCGAGCCGGTAAGACTGCGTGAAAAAGCCTATGCCAGTTTCACAGAGCATCTTCTGGCCCGTGATTTTCATCCGGGACAGTTCGTATCGCAGCGCCAGCTCGTGGCCATGACCGGTATGCCTCTCGGCGCGATCCGCGAAGTTGTCCCGAGGCTTGAAGCCGAAGGGTTGGTGAAGACGGTTCCGCAGCGCGGGATACAGATTGCACATATAGATATCAACCTGATCCGCGAGGCGTTCCAGTTTCGCGTGTTTATGGAAAAGGAGGCGATAGCGCTGTTTTGCGTTTCCGCATCTGATGATCTGTTGGCAAAGCTGCGGCGCGAACACGAAGAGACATTGGAAATGGCTTTGAGGGATGGTGAAACACCGGAACTTGAGCTGCACGCACAGGCAATTGACTGGTCACTGCACGATACGATCATTGATTCCCTTGGTAACGGGATCATTTCGAAAGCCTATCGGATCAATGCCATCAAGATGCGGCTGATCAACCAGGAGCGGTTTCGCATTACAGGCCGGGTCATTCCGGTGATGCGTGAGCATCTGGCGGTAATAGCAGCCATCGAGTCACGCGAACCACAGGCGGCGATGGATGCCATCGCTGAACACATAAACAATGCAAGGAACCTTGCTCTGAAAGTCTGA
- a CDS encoding carbohydrate ABC transporter permease encodes MTSEAQNTKARTGKRRLKPSYWPFVIPALVIVGAVILFPWAFTLWMSVNEWHLGGEQSFVGLANFTRLASDVRFWQSMGHTVLYTLLSVIAPLFFGTIAALIFDSKLPMRGLLRGIFVMPMMATPVAIALVWTMMYHPQLGVLNYLLSLVGIGPQEWIFNQKTVIPSLVLVETWQWTPLVMLIVLGGLASMPRDPFESAEIDGANGWQKFRYITLPMILPFMMVAVIIRSIDALKSFDIIFAMTQGGPGTASETINIYLYNVAFSYYDIGYGSAIAVVFFIVIITMSLALLYLRQRTKWNS; translated from the coding sequence ATGACCAGTGAAGCACAAAACACCAAGGCCAGAACGGGCAAACGCCGGCTCAAGCCAAGCTATTGGCCGTTTGTTATTCCGGCGCTGGTTATTGTCGGGGCGGTTATTCTATTCCCGTGGGCATTCACGCTGTGGATGAGTGTCAATGAATGGCATCTTGGCGGCGAACAGAGTTTTGTCGGGCTCGCTAATTTTACCCGCTTGGCCAGTGATGTCCGCTTCTGGCAATCCATGGGGCACACGGTGCTCTATACGCTTCTCTCGGTTATAGCTCCGTTGTTTTTCGGAACAATTGCAGCTCTGATCTTTGACAGCAAACTGCCGATGCGCGGGCTGCTCCGCGGAATCTTCGTCATGCCCATGATGGCAACGCCTGTGGCGATAGCGCTTGTCTGGACCATGATGTACCACCCGCAGCTTGGAGTTCTCAATTATCTGTTGTCGCTGGTTGGTATCGGTCCGCAGGAATGGATATTCAATCAGAAGACCGTCATACCGTCACTCGTGCTCGTTGAAACATGGCAATGGACGCCGCTGGTCATGCTGATTGTGCTTGGTGGCCTTGCTTCCATGCCGCGCGACCCGTTTGAAAGTGCTGAAATTGACGGCGCCAATGGTTGGCAGAAATTTCGCTATATCACACTGCCGATGATCCTGCCGTTCATGATGGTTGCCGTAATCATCCGCTCTATCGACGCATTGAAGAGTTTTGACATCATCTTCGCCATGACCCAGGGCGGCCCCGGAACGGCATCCGAAACGATCAATATCTATCTTTATAACGTCGCTTTTTCCTACTACGACATTGGCTATGGCTCGGCGATTGCCGTGGTCTTCTTCATTGTCATCATCACCATGTCTCTGGCGCTGCTTTATCTGCGCCAGCGGACCAAGTGGAACAGTTGA